Proteins found in one Thermus islandicus DSM 21543 genomic segment:
- the truB gene encoding tRNA pseudouridine(55) synthase TruB, whose translation MALYAVDKPLHLTSHDAVEEARRRLNTRRVGHTGTLDPLATGLLLLVADESTKLVPFLSGEDKEYLAWVSFGATTPTLDAEGPISEEAPVRFDRKDLESLLPSFLELKEQVPPLYSAIKVGGKRAYEAAREGKPLELGPRPVRYLEVELLAWDPEPVPYSIAPSPKGWRLVEKGGRRVELPRPLGAYPTAVIRLVVGPGTYVRAFARDLGKALGTKAFLSGLVRTRIGKVGLERAVRLSELAPDKAIPELDALPFPVVELSHTEARRVLEGIPLPIPALGYVTLVDSRRRLLAIAEGDGFKLKIKRVLVKEA comes from the coding sequence ATGGCCCTCTACGCGGTGGACAAGCCCCTCCACCTCACCTCCCACGATGCGGTGGAGGAGGCCCGGAGGCGCCTTAACACCCGCCGGGTAGGGCACACGGGAACGCTGGACCCCCTGGCCACGGGGCTTCTCCTTCTCGTGGCCGACGAGTCCACCAAGCTCGTCCCCTTCCTTTCCGGGGAGGACAAGGAGTACCTCGCCTGGGTCTCCTTTGGGGCCACCACGCCCACGTTGGACGCCGAGGGCCCCATCAGCGAGGAGGCCCCGGTGCGCTTTGACCGCAAGGACCTGGAAAGCCTTCTCCCCAGCTTCCTGGAGCTCAAAGAGCAGGTCCCTCCCCTCTACTCCGCCATCAAGGTGGGCGGGAAGCGGGCCTACGAGGCCGCCCGGGAGGGAAAGCCCCTGGAGCTCGGGCCGAGGCCGGTGCGGTACCTCGAGGTGGAGCTCCTCGCCTGGGACCCCGAGCCCGTCCCCTACTCCATCGCTCCCTCCCCCAAGGGCTGGCGGCTCGTGGAAAAGGGGGGGAGGAGGGTGGAGCTTCCCCGCCCTCTGGGGGCCTATCCTACCGCGGTAATCCGCCTGGTGGTGGGCCCTGGTACCTACGTCCGGGCCTTTGCCCGGGACCTGGGCAAGGCCCTCGGGACCAAGGCCTTCCTCTCCGGGCTGGTGCGCACCCGCATCGGCAAGGTGGGTCTGGAGCGGGCGGTGCGCCTTAGCGAGCTCGCGCCGGACAAGGCCATCCCCGAGCTGGACGCCCTGCCCTTCCCCGTGGTGGAGCTTTCCCACACCGAGGCCAGGCGGGTTCTGGAGGGGATTCCCCTCCCCATCCCCGCCCTGGGGTACGTGACCCTGGTAGACTCCCGCAGGCGGCTTCTGGCCATCGCCGAGGGCGATGGGTTCAAGCTCAAGATCAAGAGGGTGTTGGTGAAGGAGGCCTAG
- a CDS encoding S8 family serine peptidase, whose product MKRLWRFGLLLVLMAWGCLPAPPTASLSPARARPGEAVTLGLRGASAEGAAVWVAGVEAQVLEAGGPRLRFLVPSVPGGPQEVRVRTSRGEIRAVLGVLGQVDPRRILLRLPLGQTPRLPAGFTLERQSDLAACGFTLAELGYGGEALGQALEELEAQDPSYKADPESLWSLGGWVGEAVGAPLAHARGVEGRGVRVAVLDTGVDGAVPQLPGYDFVEEDTTPQDAFPGGHGTGAAGLVKEVAPQAQIVPVRVCDQNGVCRASRVVRGVCWVLQTRQGPTVLNLSLGGDTPVEALKIALQAALAQGIPVAAAAGNQGTQGSPAHYLAALDLPGLVAVGALDYDPQGHTFAPAPYSTRGAYVDLSAPGTNLPCTAPGGGTGSCTGTSFATPLVAGAMALWLSAQPNLTPTQVQQSLEQYAKPLPFAPQEVGKGRVDLSVKP is encoded by the coding sequence ATGAAACGGCTCTGGCGCTTCGGGCTCCTTCTGGTCCTTATGGCCTGGGGTTGTCTTCCTGCCCCGCCCACGGCCTCCCTTTCCCCCGCCCGCGCCCGTCCCGGGGAGGCGGTGACCCTGGGGCTTCGGGGGGCCTCGGCCGAGGGGGCCGCCGTTTGGGTGGCCGGGGTGGAGGCCCAGGTCCTGGAGGCCGGAGGCCCCCGCCTTCGCTTCCTGGTGCCCTCGGTCCCGGGAGGGCCCCAGGAGGTGAGGGTTCGGACCTCGAGGGGGGAGATCCGGGCGGTCCTAGGGGTCCTGGGCCAGGTGGACCCCCGGCGCATCCTCCTCCGCCTCCCCCTGGGCCAGACTCCAAGGCTTCCTGCCGGCTTCACCCTGGAACGCCAAAGCGACCTTGCGGCCTGTGGCTTTACCCTGGCCGAGCTGGGGTATGGGGGTGAGGCCTTGGGCCAGGCCCTGGAGGAGCTGGAGGCCCAGGACCCCAGCTACAAGGCGGACCCCGAAAGCCTCTGGAGCCTGGGGGGCTGGGTGGGGGAGGCGGTGGGTGCTCCCCTGGCCCACGCCCGAGGGGTAGAGGGGCGGGGGGTGCGGGTGGCCGTCCTGGACACCGGGGTGGATGGGGCCGTTCCCCAGCTTCCCGGCTACGACTTCGTGGAGGAGGACACCACGCCCCAGGACGCCTTCCCGGGCGGGCACGGCACCGGAGCGGCGGGCCTGGTGAAGGAGGTGGCCCCCCAGGCCCAGATCGTCCCGGTGCGGGTCTGTGACCAAAACGGCGTTTGCCGGGCCAGCCGGGTGGTGCGGGGGGTGTGCTGGGTCCTGCAAACCCGCCAGGGCCCCACCGTGCTCAACCTGAGCCTGGGGGGCGACACCCCGGTGGAAGCCCTCAAGATCGCCCTTCAGGCCGCGCTGGCCCAGGGCATCCCGGTGGCCGCCGCCGCGGGGAACCAGGGGACCCAAGGGAGCCCAGCCCACTACCTCGCCGCCTTGGACCTGCCGGGGCTGGTGGCGGTGGGGGCTTTGGATTACGATCCCCAGGGCCATACCTTCGCCCCTGCTCCCTACAGCACTCGGGGGGCCTACGTGGACCTCTCGGCCCCCGGGACCAACCTGCCCTGCACCGCCCCCGGAGGGGGCACGGGAAGCTGCACCGGCACCTCCTTCGCGACCCCTCTGGTGGCCGGGGCCATGGCCCTTTGGCTTTCGGCCCAGCCGAACCTCACCCCCACCCAGGTGCAACAGAGCCTGGAGCAATACGCCAAGCCCCTTCCCTTCGCGCCCCAGGAGGTGGGCAAGGGAAGGGTGGACCTTTCCGTTAAGCCCTAG
- a CDS encoding FtsX-like permease family protein, giving the protein MRFALFLALAHLKRRPLQTALALLGIGVGVAVLLAALSLTNGFTSGLVKATLKAYPHLVLFRLGEELPPLPPHPEVEASAPFAATKALLVRPAEGSRGPGVDFATLVGLGEGGEALYPELSLKLEPGGIYLGSALVQTLGVYPGEALFALSATQKRVRLRVLGSFRTGNFLLDSGYAFVDLQTVEALSGTQVQGYQVRLKDPWRAKEVGQALADRRFFPQAWQDTQRTLLEQLALQKRVLGVLIFLIVVVAALGVANLLVLKVVEKTPEIALLRAMGASRLTVGLVFALEGAILGLGGVVLGNLLGYLLCLYLALRPVSLPGELYFLTRLPVEMRLADFLQVSAASLLATLASALLPLSRALGVRPGVVLR; this is encoded by the coding sequence GTGCGCTTTGCCCTCTTCCTCGCCCTTGCCCACCTTAAGCGGCGGCCCCTGCAGACCGCCTTGGCCCTTCTGGGGATCGGGGTGGGGGTGGCGGTGCTCCTGGCCGCCCTTTCCCTCACCAACGGCTTTACCAGCGGCCTGGTCAAGGCCACCCTCAAGGCCTACCCCCACCTGGTCCTCTTTCGCCTCGGCGAGGAGCTTCCTCCCTTGCCCCCCCACCCCGAGGTGGAGGCCAGCGCCCCCTTTGCCGCCACCAAGGCTCTTCTGGTGCGTCCCGCGGAGGGGTCGCGGGGGCCTGGGGTGGACTTCGCCACCCTGGTGGGCCTCGGGGAGGGAGGAGAGGCCTTGTACCCCGAACTGAGCCTGAAGCTGGAGCCCGGGGGCATCTACCTGGGCTCGGCCCTGGTGCAGACCCTGGGGGTCTATCCCGGCGAGGCCCTGTTCGCCCTGTCCGCCACCCAGAAGCGGGTAAGGCTCAGGGTTTTGGGGTCGTTTCGCACGGGGAATTTCCTCCTGGACTCGGGCTATGCCTTTGTGGACCTCCAGACGGTGGAGGCCCTTTCCGGCACCCAGGTCCAGGGATACCAGGTGCGCCTAAAGGACCCCTGGCGGGCCAAGGAGGTGGGCCAGGCCCTCGCAGATAGGCGCTTTTTCCCCCAGGCGTGGCAGGACACCCAGCGCACCCTCCTGGAGCAGCTGGCCCTCCAGAAGCGGGTGTTGGGCGTGCTCATCTTCTTGATCGTGGTCGTGGCCGCCTTGGGGGTGGCGAACCTCCTCGTCCTGAAGGTGGTGGAGAAGACTCCCGAGATCGCCCTCCTTAGGGCCATGGGGGCCTCGAGGCTCACCGTGGGCTTGGTCTTCGCCCTGGAAGGGGCCATCCTGGGCCTGGGCGGGGTGGTTTTGGGGAACCTCCTGGGCTACCTCCTCTGCCTCTACCTGGCCCTGAGGCCCGTGAGCCTGCCGGGGGAGCTTTACTTCCTCACCCGCCTTCCGGTGGAGATGCGCCTGGCCGACTTTCTGCAGGTGAGCGCGGCCAGCCTTTTGGCCACCCTGGCCTCGGCCCTCCTGCCCCTTTCCCGGGCCTTGGGGGTGCGCCCAGGGGTGGTCCTCCGGTAG
- a CDS encoding SDR family NAD(P)-dependent oxidoreductase — MGARKDRTALVTGGGSGIGKAVVLALAREGARVAVADLEVGSSGEAVYSGTKGAVIAFTKALAREVARHGIRVNAVAPGPTDTPLLHRLRQGHEGLFEAMVRATPMRRLAQPEEVAEAVVFLASPRAGFITGQVLSVSGGLTMC; from the coding sequence ATGGGAGCCCGGAAGGACCGAACAGCCCTAGTCACCGGCGGCGGCTCGGGAATCGGCAAGGCCGTGGTCCTGGCCCTGGCCCGGGAAGGAGCCCGGGTGGCCGTGGCCGACCTCGAGGTGGGCAGTTCCGGCGAGGCCGTGTACTCGGGCACCAAGGGGGCGGTCATCGCCTTCACCAAGGCCCTGGCCCGGGAGGTGGCCCGCCACGGGATCCGGGTGAACGCCGTGGCCCCGGGCCCCACGGACACCCCCCTCCTTCACCGGCTCCGCCAAGGCCACGAGGGGCTTTTTGAGGCCATGGTGCGGGCCACCCCCATGCGGCGCCTGGCCCAGCCCGAGGAGGTGGCGGAGGCCGTGGTCTTCCTGGCCTCGCCCCGGGCGGGCTTCATCACGGGGCAGGTTCTGAGCGTGAGCGGCGGGCTGACCATGTGCTAG
- a CDS encoding 3D domain-containing protein, translating to MRGFLPLLLLALAVAGAFAQVNPKKMVLQATAYTSSVGETDRTPFVTATGARTRLGVVAVSPDLLPLLPYGTKVRLRDLGSVQGRGRGQFNYLFEGRVFVVADLMHPRMREKVDIWLPDRATALRFGRRYVELEVVEYPRR from the coding sequence ATGCGGGGTTTTCTCCCTTTGCTTCTCCTCGCCCTGGCCGTTGCCGGGGCCTTTGCGCAGGTCAACCCAAAGAAGATGGTCCTCCAGGCCACGGCCTACACCTCCAGCGTGGGGGAGACGGACCGGACGCCCTTTGTCACCGCCACGGGGGCGCGCACCCGCCTGGGGGTTGTGGCGGTGAGCCCCGACCTCCTTCCGCTCCTCCCTTACGGCACCAAGGTACGCCTGCGGGACCTGGGTTCTGTTCAGGGCCGGGGCAGGGGGCAGTTCAACTACCTGTTTGAGGGGAGGGTCTTCGTGGTGGCCGACCTCATGCACCCCAGGATGCGGGAGAAGGTGGACATCTGGCTTCCCGACCGGGCCACCGCCTTACGCTTTGGCCGCCGGTACGTGGAGCTGGAAGTGGTGGAGTACCCGAGGCGCTGA
- a CDS encoding tetratricopeptide repeat protein — protein sequence MLRTLGGLFLEGAPFAKRRPLLLLAYLLLEGPASRRFLSELFWPRAQDAYNSLSVALSALRRLGVQVEGEEVVEAQGEVDARLLLQALKEEALERARDLYRGRFLEGADDGLPEELEEWVWTTRERLALSLWEGHRRRARRLKALGEPEEAHRLEALALALPGVKEAASEGDGDEDPPLDQACRRLFHAIALVGLPQAAAVFKPAPEALEALWQRGFLDGRGEATFRPPLNLEARQTALELARHLPLAQAAPLYRLALPLWRPEDVERGRRALLDRVRQDLEDRPLEALEALASLAPDPEVLLLRSRTLIRLGRFREALELLEELADTPERSALRGIALYRMGRVGEAKNELPKAEAGGPHAQGEAYNLEGLLLLGEGAFREAAEAFSRAAVRFLLAGEEARHLSALNNRAVALAELGKGEEAFFELLALVEGRPLLEARVRLNLGVVRERAGRVEEAEGLYRDSLELARLAGNLEAMGRAWNNLGALYHRTGRPQEAQKAYEEALKLAREARDLVLLAAVLANRAELTGERAFLEEAVRVLEESGQESLARRYRDRLERL from the coding sequence ATGCTCCGCACCCTGGGCGGACTTTTCCTGGAGGGAGCTCCCTTCGCCAAGCGAAGGCCCCTCCTCCTCCTGGCCTACCTGCTCCTGGAGGGGCCAGCCTCGCGCCGCTTCCTCTCGGAGCTCTTCTGGCCTCGAGCCCAGGACGCCTACAACAGCCTCTCTGTGGCCCTCTCCGCCCTGCGCCGCCTGGGGGTGCAGGTGGAGGGGGAAGAGGTGGTGGAGGCCCAGGGGGAGGTGGATGCCCGCCTCCTCCTCCAGGCCCTCAAGGAGGAGGCCCTGGAGCGGGCCCGGGACCTCTACCGGGGGCGGTTTTTGGAGGGGGCGGATGACGGCCTGCCCGAGGAACTGGAGGAGTGGGTTTGGACCACCCGGGAGCGCCTGGCCCTTTCCCTATGGGAGGGGCACCGGCGCCGGGCCCGGCGGCTTAAGGCCCTGGGGGAACCCGAGGAGGCCCACCGCCTGGAGGCGCTGGCCCTGGCCCTTCCTGGGGTAAAGGAGGCGGCTTCCGAAGGGGATGGGGACGAGGATCCCCCCCTGGACCAGGCCTGCCGCCGTCTCTTCCACGCCATCGCCCTGGTGGGCCTGCCCCAGGCGGCCGCCGTCTTCAAGCCGGCGCCGGAGGCCCTGGAGGCCCTTTGGCAACGGGGGTTTTTGGACGGGCGGGGGGAGGCCACCTTCCGGCCGCCCCTCAACCTGGAGGCCCGCCAGACGGCCCTGGAGCTGGCCCGCCACCTCCCCCTGGCCCAGGCCGCCCCCCTCTACCGGCTGGCCCTGCCCCTCTGGCGCCCCGAGGACGTGGAGCGGGGGCGGCGGGCCCTCCTGGACCGGGTCCGCCAGGACTTGGAGGACCGGCCCCTCGAGGCCCTCGAGGCCCTGGCCTCCCTGGCCCCCGACCCGGAGGTCCTGCTCCTGCGCTCCCGGACCCTTATCCGGCTGGGCCGGTTCAGGGAGGCGCTGGAGCTTTTGGAGGAGCTGGCCGACACCCCTGAGCGGAGCGCCCTACGCGGGATAGCCCTCTACCGCATGGGCCGGGTAGGGGAGGCGAAAAACGAGCTCCCCAAGGCAGAGGCGGGGGGACCCCACGCCCAGGGGGAGGCCTATAACCTGGAGGGTCTTCTCCTCCTGGGAGAGGGGGCCTTCCGGGAGGCGGCCGAGGCCTTTAGCCGGGCGGCGGTTCGCTTCCTCCTGGCGGGGGAGGAGGCCCGCCACCTGAGCGCCCTGAACAACCGGGCGGTGGCCTTGGCCGAGCTGGGGAAGGGGGAGGAGGCCTTCTTTGAGCTCCTCGCCCTGGTGGAGGGACGGCCCCTCCTCGAGGCCCGGGTGCGGCTCAACCTGGGGGTGGTGCGGGAGCGGGCCGGACGGGTAGAGGAGGCCGAGGGCCTTTACCGGGACTCCTTGGAACTGGCCCGTTTGGCGGGGAACCTGGAGGCCATGGGGCGGGCTTGGAACAACCTGGGGGCCCTCTACCACCGGACGGGCCGTCCCCAGGAGGCCCAGAAGGCCTATGAGGAGGCCCTCAAACTGGCCCGGGAGGCGCGGGACCTGGTCCTCCTGGCGGCGGTGCTGGCCAACCGGGCGGAGCTCACCGGGGAGCGGGCCTTTTTGGAGGAAGCGGTGCGGGTGCTGGAGGAAAGCGGCCAGGAAAGCTTGGCCCGCCGCTACCGGGACCGGTTGGAGAGGCTTTAG
- a CDS encoding Asp23/Gls24 family envelope stress response protein, translated as MQGRVTVTENALAALLALAAHEVPGVVGMAPAGLKDQVVRILGRQEAGEGVLVRPDPQAPGKYQADFYVVVAVGVRIPTVVESLAERVAFAARRLAGTELSQVRVHVVGVGRG; from the coding sequence GTGCAAGGCCGCGTGACGGTGACCGAAAACGCCCTGGCGGCCCTTCTTGCCCTGGCCGCCCACGAGGTGCCGGGGGTGGTGGGCATGGCCCCCGCCGGGCTCAAGGACCAGGTGGTGCGCATCCTGGGACGGCAGGAGGCGGGGGAAGGGGTCCTGGTCCGCCCCGACCCCCAGGCGCCGGGGAAGTACCAGGCGGACTTCTATGTGGTGGTGGCCGTGGGTGTCCGCATTCCCACGGTGGTGGAGTCCCTGGCGGAGCGGGTGGCCTTCGCCGCCCGGAGGCTTGCGGGCACGGAGCTTTCCCAGGTTCGGGTCCACGTGGTGGGGGTGGGGCGTGGCTAG
- a CDS encoding enoyl-CoA hydratase/isomerase family protein, producing MNLTTLSERYPVLGFSWPRPGVLQITLRGEKRNAMGPELHRALARVWRDLEGVEGTRAVLLWGEGGDFSAGGSFALIEEMRASPEALMRVYQEARELVLGPLDFPRPVVAAVEGVAVGAGLALALAADIAVVGKGARLLDGHLRLGVAAGDHAVLLWPLLVGMAKAKYHLFLNEPLTGEEAERLGLVALAVEDGKVYEKALEVAERLALGPKEALAHTKRALHHWYRAFLPHFELSLALEFLGFSGRELEEGLRALKEKRPPNFP from the coding sequence GTGAACCTGACCACCCTTAGCGAACGCTACCCCGTCCTGGGCTTTTCCTGGCCCCGGCCCGGGGTGTTGCAGATCACCTTGAGGGGCGAGAAGCGGAACGCCATGGGCCCCGAGCTCCACCGGGCCCTCGCCCGGGTGTGGCGGGACCTCGAGGGGGTGGAGGGAACCCGGGCGGTGCTCCTTTGGGGGGAGGGCGGGGATTTCTCCGCCGGGGGTTCCTTCGCCCTCATAGAGGAGATGCGCGCCTCCCCCGAGGCCCTCATGCGGGTCTACCAGGAGGCCCGGGAGCTGGTCCTGGGGCCCTTGGACTTCCCCAGGCCCGTGGTGGCGGCGGTGGAGGGCGTGGCGGTGGGGGCAGGGCTTGCCCTGGCCCTCGCCGCCGACATCGCGGTGGTGGGCAAGGGGGCCAGGCTTCTTGACGGGCACCTGCGCCTGGGCGTGGCCGCAGGGGACCACGCCGTCCTCCTCTGGCCGCTTTTGGTGGGGATGGCCAAGGCCAAGTACCACCTCTTCCTGAACGAACCCCTAACGGGGGAGGAGGCGGAAAGGCTTGGCCTCGTGGCCTTGGCCGTGGAGGACGGAAAGGTTTACGAGAAAGCCCTCGAGGTGGCGGAAAGGCTCGCCCTGGGCCCCAAGGAGGCCCTCGCCCACACCAAACGGGCCCTCCACCACTGGTACCGCGCCTTCCTGCCCCACTTTGAGCTCTCCCTGGCCCTGGAGTTCTTGGGGTTTTCGGGCAGGGAGCTGGAGGAGGGCCTCAGGGCGCTCAAGGAGAAGCGCCCCCCCAATTTCCCATGA
- a CDS encoding pseudouridine synthase has product MRERLRLQAFLARAGVASRRKAEDLIRKGRVRVNGALAVLGQRVGLEDVVEVDGRRVVLPEPVVLALYKPRGYTTTRRDPHAERTVFALLPPIPGLHPVGRLDRDSEGLLLFTNDGDLTLRLTHPRYGVRKVYRVWTKEGTLAEAVCRRLERGVVLEDGPARALSCKPAPGGALLTLREGRKREVRRMLQAVGFSVVRLLRLRVGPIGLRGLRPGQYRRLSPEEVRALWAAAGLPRETGLEEGGLEVHGPHPVQEEGVPGEGLLGDGLGGEEGA; this is encoded by the coding sequence ATGAGGGAGCGCCTTCGCCTCCAGGCCTTCCTGGCCCGGGCAGGGGTGGCCAGCCGGCGCAAGGCCGAGGACCTGATCCGGAAGGGCCGGGTGCGGGTTAACGGCGCCTTGGCGGTCTTGGGCCAGCGGGTGGGCCTCGAGGATGTGGTGGAGGTGGATGGGCGGCGGGTGGTCCTGCCCGAGCCGGTGGTTTTGGCCCTTTATAAGCCCCGGGGCTACACCACCACCCGCAGGGACCCCCACGCCGAGCGCACGGTCTTTGCGCTCCTTCCCCCCATTCCCGGCCTCCACCCGGTGGGCCGCCTGGACCGGGACTCGGAGGGGCTTCTCCTCTTCACCAACGACGGCGACCTGACCCTCCGCCTCACCCACCCCCGCTACGGGGTGAGGAAGGTCTACCGGGTCTGGACAAAGGAAGGGACCCTAGCCGAGGCGGTGTGCCGGAGGCTGGAAAGGGGGGTGGTCCTGGAGGACGGCCCAGCCCGGGCCCTCTCCTGCAAGCCCGCCCCCGGGGGCGCTCTCCTCACCCTACGGGAGGGCCGCAAGCGCGAGGTGCGGCGGATGCTCCAGGCGGTGGGGTTTTCCGTGGTCCGCCTCCTTCGCCTCCGGGTGGGGCCCATCGGCCTCCGGGGCCTTCGTCCTGGGCAGTACCGCAGGCTTTCCCCCGAGGAGGTGAGGGCCCTCTGGGCCGCAGCGGGCCTACCAAGGGAAACTGGCCTGGAGGAGGGCGGCCTCGAGGTGCACGGGCCACATCCGGTCCAGGAAGAGGGTGTGCCCGGGGAAGGTCTCCTGGGGGATGGGCTGGGCGGCGAGGAGGGCGCTTAG
- a CDS encoding DAK2 domain-containing protein translates to MASWGPEALAEAFRYATDWFAVYVEELNALNVYPVPDGDTGTNMHLTLQSARRELDLTDTAQMAEVARAIAYGSLLGARGNSGVILSQILKGFAEAIRRRSSLDAQALAEALRRGAETGYRAVMRPVEGTILTVAKAAGEGAQGEALEAVLENALRAAQEALEKTPDLLPVLRQAGVVDAGGAGYVRFLEGLRGYALGLPLPEPPRVERYAQTAFATEEFGYCTEFLMEGVEVPVERIREVVASFGDSLLLVGAEGYVKGHIHTADPDGLLAAVARFGRMVRTKVEDMAAQHTEILARSGLLEEAPPPLGLVAVASGSGVARIFRSLGARVVAGGQTQNPSVEELLAAIRSLPHPQVILLPNNPNVFLAAEEAASLARELGKEVHVLKTRTLGQGLAAAVRYSPEADLEALLPEMEEALGGAATLEVTWASRDAEVDGLKVLKDKPIGLLDGRLFLVGETPEEVLKGLIRLAREGKEVLTLFLGPTTSREKAEAVVAQFPELAAEILPGGPELSAYLGVLE, encoded by the coding sequence GTGGCTAGCTGGGGGCCCGAGGCCTTGGCGGAGGCGTTTCGCTACGCCACAGACTGGTTTGCGGTCTACGTGGAGGAGCTGAACGCCCTCAACGTCTACCCTGTGCCCGACGGGGACACGGGCACCAACATGCACCTCACCCTCCAGTCCGCCAGGCGGGAGCTGGACCTCACCGACACCGCCCAGATGGCGGAGGTGGCCCGGGCCATCGCCTACGGGAGCCTCCTCGGGGCCCGGGGGAACAGCGGGGTCATCCTCTCCCAGATCCTCAAGGGCTTCGCCGAGGCGATCCGTAGGCGGTCCAGCCTGGACGCCCAGGCCCTGGCCGAGGCCCTCCGCCGGGGTGCCGAGACCGGGTACCGGGCGGTCATGCGCCCGGTGGAAGGGACGATCCTCACCGTGGCCAAGGCGGCGGGGGAGGGGGCTCAGGGGGAGGCCCTCGAGGCCGTCTTGGAAAACGCCCTCCGGGCGGCGCAGGAGGCCTTGGAGAAGACCCCGGACCTGCTCCCCGTGCTCCGACAGGCCGGAGTGGTGGACGCGGGAGGGGCGGGGTACGTGCGCTTCCTGGAAGGCCTTCGGGGGTATGCCCTGGGGCTTCCCCTCCCCGAGCCTCCCCGGGTGGAGCGGTACGCCCAGACCGCCTTCGCTACCGAGGAGTTCGGCTACTGCACCGAGTTCCTCATGGAGGGGGTGGAGGTGCCGGTGGAGCGGATCCGGGAGGTGGTCGCCTCCTTTGGGGATTCCCTCCTTCTGGTGGGCGCGGAAGGCTACGTGAAGGGGCACATCCACACCGCTGACCCCGACGGCCTCCTTGCCGCCGTGGCCCGTTTTGGCCGGATGGTGCGGACCAAGGTGGAGGACATGGCGGCGCAGCACACGGAGATCCTGGCCAGATCGGGACTCCTGGAGGAAGCCCCGCCCCCCTTGGGCCTCGTGGCCGTGGCCTCAGGGTCCGGGGTGGCCCGGATCTTCCGGAGCCTAGGCGCCCGGGTGGTGGCTGGAGGGCAGACGCAGAACCCTAGCGTGGAGGAGCTCCTCGCGGCCATCCGAAGCCTTCCCCACCCCCAGGTGATCCTCCTGCCCAACAACCCCAACGTCTTCCTGGCCGCAGAGGAGGCGGCAAGCCTGGCCCGGGAGTTGGGGAAGGAGGTGCACGTCCTCAAGACCCGGACCCTGGGCCAGGGGCTGGCGGCGGCGGTGCGGTATAGCCCCGAGGCCGACCTCGAGGCCCTCCTTCCCGAGATGGAGGAGGCCCTTGGGGGGGCGGCGACCCTGGAGGTCACGTGGGCAAGCCGCGACGCCGAGGTGGATGGCCTCAAGGTGCTCAAGGACAAGCCCATCGGCCTTTTGGACGGGAGGCTTTTCCTGGTGGGGGAGACCCCGGAGGAGGTGCTTAAGGGCCTGATCCGCCTGGCCCGGGAGGGCAAGGAGGTCCTCACCCTCTTCCTGGGCCCCACCACCTCCCGGGAGAAGGCCGAGGCCGTGGTGGCCCAGTTCCCCGAGCTTGCGGCGGAGATCCTGCCGGGAGGCCCCGAGCTCTCGGCCTATCTGGGCGTGCTGGAATAG
- the ald gene encoding alanine dehydrogenase, with translation MVIGVPKEIKTLENRVALTPGGAESLVRRGHTVLVERGAGLGSGLTDAEYERAGARLVSREEAWGAEMVVKVKEPLPAEYGFLREGLILFTYLHLAADRTLTEALLHSGATGIAYETVQLPDGSLPLLIPMSEVAGRMAPQVGAQFLEKPKGGRGVLLGGVPGVAPASVVILGGGTVGTNAAKIALGMGAQVTILDVNHRRLQYLDDIFGGRVVTLTATEANIKKSIQHADLLIGAVLVPGAKAPKLVTRDMLPLMKEGAVIVDVAVDQGGCVETIRPTTHAEPTYVVDGVVHYGVANMPGAVPRTSTFALTNQTLPYVLKLAEKGLDALLEDEALLKGLNTHRGHLTHPGVAEAFGLSYTPPEEALRR, from the coding sequence ATGGTGATCGGCGTGCCCAAGGAGATCAAGACCCTGGAGAACCGCGTGGCCCTCACCCCTGGGGGCGCAGAAAGCCTGGTCCGGAGGGGCCACACCGTCTTGGTGGAGCGGGGAGCCGGGCTAGGTTCGGGCCTGACCGACGCGGAGTACGAGCGGGCGGGGGCCCGGCTCGTTTCCCGGGAGGAGGCCTGGGGGGCCGAGATGGTGGTGAAGGTGAAGGAGCCCCTGCCCGCGGAGTACGGCTTCCTGCGGGAAGGCCTCATCCTCTTCACCTACCTGCACCTGGCCGCGGACCGGACCCTCACCGAGGCCCTGCTCCATAGCGGCGCCACGGGGATCGCCTACGAGACGGTCCAGCTTCCAGACGGCTCCCTGCCCCTCCTCATCCCCATGAGCGAGGTGGCGGGACGCATGGCGCCCCAGGTGGGGGCTCAGTTCCTGGAGAAGCCCAAAGGAGGCCGGGGGGTGCTCCTCGGGGGGGTGCCCGGGGTGGCCCCGGCCAGCGTGGTCATCCTGGGAGGCGGCACCGTGGGCACCAACGCCGCCAAGATCGCCCTGGGGATGGGCGCCCAGGTCACCATCCTGGACGTGAACCACAGGCGCCTCCAGTACCTGGACGACATCTTCGGCGGGCGGGTGGTGACCCTCACCGCCACCGAGGCCAACATCAAGAAGAGCATCCAGCACGCGGACCTCCTCATCGGGGCGGTTCTCGTGCCCGGGGCCAAGGCCCCCAAGCTGGTGACGCGGGACATGCTGCCCCTCATGAAGGAGGGGGCGGTGATCGTGGACGTGGCCGTGGACCAGGGGGGGTGCGTGGAGACCATCCGGCCTACCACCCACGCCGAGCCCACCTATGTGGTGGACGGGGTGGTCCACTACGGGGTGGCCAACATGCCGGGAGCCGTGCCCCGCACCTCCACCTTTGCCCTCACCAACCAGACCCTGCCTTACGTGCTGAAGCTTGCGGAGAAGGGGCTGGACGCCCTCCTGGAGGACGAGGCCCTCCTGAAGGGGCTCAACACCCACCGGGGCCACCTCACCCACCCCGGGGTAGCCGAGGCCTTCGGCCTTTCCTACACGCCTCCCGAGGAGGCCCTAAGGAGGTAG